The Methanobacterium alcaliphilum nucleotide sequence GAATTATAATGTTCAGGAAAATATGTTTAATCATTATTTTAAGAGAATATTATGAAGTTTTTATCAATTTTATATTTATAAAATAAATGAATAAATAGATCATCAATTTTCAAGGCAGAAATAGAAAAATTAAGGGGATCATCTATTAAATGAACATGTTAAAAAATCTGCAGCAATTGCTTATGGCTGTTATGCAATCCCAAAACAGTCGATCTTTGATTTTTATATTGAATAATAATGAATAATTTGTTATTAAATATATTGCATTTTCACTAGGATTAATATGAGATTTAAAATCATTAAACCATTTAATAAAACTTTTAAGACATTATGATTATAATATTAGGGCTTATTCTGCTTTCACCTTAGTGAATGGGAATCAAAGAGCTTTAAACTTTTAACTAATTTATTAAATGATGATTAGGATAATTGTTAAAAAAATGCAAAAGAAGCCTATATAAAATTAAAGATTAAGCATTAAAAATATTAGTAACAAAATTCTTTTATTACATCACAAATTATTTCAATCATAAAAAGGTTTAATGTTATTTATTTGATTAAAATCATTTGATCTTGATTAATCGCTTCTTTTTAATTAAACGAGGTATTATTTATTTAATTTTATGTTATCCCATATTAAACTACAGAAGGAAATAAAAAAATGAAACTTCTATCTTGGAACGTCAATGGAATTAGAGCCAGATATAACAACAACCACATACAACAAGTCTTTGACCAATCTCCAGATATCATATGTCTTCAAGAAGTCAAAGCCAACCCAGAACAAATACCATCACAATTATTAGAACTGGATGATTACCACTTCTACCTTAACCACAATAAATCTAACTCATACACTGGTGTTGGAATATTCACCAAAGAAGAACCCATTAATATAGAGAGGGGTTTTGAAAACCTTGAAGAAGGGCGTGTATTAAAGCAGAATTTGATGAATTCACATTGTACAATATTTATTTTCCAGATGGTGCAGGATCAGCAGAAAAATTAGAATACAAACTCTTTTACAATAAATTCTTAAAATCTATAGAAAATAAATCCAAAGTAATCATATGTGGTGATTTTAATATTGCCCATCAACCATCAGATATTCATAAATCCTCAACAGCAAAAAGATATGTAGGATTCTTAAAGAAGAAAGAGAAAAAATTGACTATTTAATAAATAATGGATTTATTGATTCTTTTAGACTATTCAACACCCCATAATTACACTTGATGGAGTTATGGTCGTAACTCCAGGGAAATAATATTGGGATGAGGTTAGATTATTTCTGCATCAAATGACCTTAAAACTAATATAAAAATACTAAAATAATGTCGGATATTATTGGGTCTGATCATAGCCCTATTGAATTGGAATTAAAATGATTAAACTATTTTTTAATATTTACTTATCTCAAACTAAGTTAACAAACTATTCATAATTATACTTTTTAATTAAATTGTACATAATTTTTATATACATTTTATTTTTTAATACATAATCAACATTTATATTTTACTATTATCACTTCAAAACTAACTATTATATATTAAATATATACTACTTTATAGTATAACTATGGAGGAATATAATTGACCAATGAGATTAATGAAACTTCCAGAACAATTGAACTTGTTTTAGGTATAGTTGGAGGAATTTTCGGACTTTTAGGTGGAATATTCGCGGTTTTATTTGGGGCTATTGGATCAAGTGAAATCATGATGCTGGGCATGAGTGCTATTTTAGCATCAATTGTCGGGACACTAGCTACCATATACGTAACAAGAAACGCTAAAATCGGCGGAATAATATTAATAGTAAGTGCCGTGTGGCTGCTCATCAGCATATCATTATTTGGAGTTTTAGGATCTTTCCTTTTAGGTCTATCTGGAATACTGGCACTTATAAGAAAATAGAGGTAAATAAAATGATAAAAAATAAACTGGTTATAATTTTAGCAGTGTTTTTAATTGCAAGTGTGGTGGCTATTAGCGGTTGTACTGATAATAGTAACAGCCAAAATAGCAGTGCCGCCGAAGAATCTTCATCATTAAATGTTACTGATTTAAAAGTGGTCTCTCAAGGTTATGGTACCTATGCTGTTAAAGCAACTGTCACCCCAGATAAAGACTACAGTTACCTGGAAATGGTTTTAATATTCTATGACAGCGAAGGTGCAGTGATAGATAAAAGCCCCTTGGCCTGGAATATTAATGATGTTAAAGCTGGGCAAAAACTGAAAGTCACTGGCAATGGTTACATTTCTGGAAGTGAAAAACCAGCAAAAGTGGATGTATTAATCTTTGACAGTGTTTTCTCTGGTGGAGATGAATCTGACGCTATTTACAAAGAAACTATTGAAGTTTAAACTTCTTTTTTTATTTTAGTAACACCACTTAACTTTTTTTTATCCCCATAAAACTAAATTAATACATGATTACCCTCAAAATTATTAATTTTATTCTTGCAGTAGATCTTGCTGGTGTAGATAAAACCCTCGGCTAAAAAAAAGACATGAACATGCCCATATCACCTAGAGTCGTAAATTATAAGACCTGAAACACCATTAACAGGATATTTTCAAATATTGACTATAATCTTTTAAATGAAATTCACCTGACTAAAATAAATAAAAATATCAATGGAAGGTTTTGTAAGTTATCCCAAGTTAGATATGTTAATTTTGTAGTTATTTTTATCAAATTATTTAATTCCATAATTATTAAGCAATTTACTAATAGCAGATCCATTTAACAGTTTTTATTAATTTTACTCATTATTTTTTTAAAATAGTAATACTACCATAGAAGCTTCCTTATTTTTTTAAAAAATTCATTCTAAGGGAGTATTACTTCGACGGAAGTAATAAAATTTAAATATAATGTCTGAATAATTAAGATAACATTATAAACAAATTAGTACCTTCAGCATTAGGTACAACCTATGTATGTCAACAAATCGGGGGCAATATAATAAAGTTTTCAAAAAGAATATTATTTTCAATAGCGATGAGTATGGTCCTTTTATCAATGGCCAGTACTGCATCTGCAGCTAATTATAATGTAACAAATACGACGTATCAAAATGTATTCACGGAAAATGGAATAGCAGACACTTTTGAACTGAATAATATAAGTTATATATTCCAGGAGGGAGACACTTTCACTTTCCTCGAAGGATTATATGAGAATGTGGTTCTCATACTGGATAAAACAGTGAATATCATCACTGAAGGTAGTGTATATTTAACTAATGACGGTTTGGAAGATGTCATCCAAGTTTTAAACACCGCCACAGGAACCAACATCACCGGATTCAATATAAACGGTTCTTTAAAGATCTCAGCAGATAATATCACAGTCGAAAACAATACCATTAATGGATCCAGCAGAGATGGAATCTTCACATCAGGAGACAATACTCAAATATTAAATAATATAATCAAAGGCAGTGAATTATCTGGTATAAAAACCGGTGGAAACAACACCGTTATTGCAAATAACATTATTAGCAGTAACTTGTTATCCGGTATAAGCATCACTGGAGAAAACGCGAACGTCACTTCCAATAATATATTATCCAATGAACATGACGGAGTGACCAGTACTGGAGATAATGTTTCTATTGAAGGAAATAACATCTCCAACAGCGCTAATTATTGTATAAATTCAACAGGTGACAATGCCAGTATAGTGAACAATTTCTTGTTTGCTAATTACAATAAGAGTATTAGCTCTTCTGGGGAAGATACAACTGTGGAAAACAACACAGTTCGCAATAATTATTACCTGGACAACACCACTTACGGGAACGTATTTACTGATAATGGAATTAACACCGAATTTACATTAAATGGTATTATTTACACCTTCCAGGAGGGAGACACTTTCACTTTCCTTGAAGGATTATATGAAGATGTTAAATTGATTTTAGATAAATCAGTGACCATACTATCCCAAGGAAGTGTTAACCTCACCAATAACGGCGCCGAAGATATTATTAATGTCTTAAACACCGCAACAAGTACCAATATAAGTGGATTCAATATAAATGGATCATTAAATATATCTGCAGATAATGTTACTGTAAACAATAACAGCATTAATGGGTCTTCCAGAGACGGGATCCTCATAACAGGGGCCAATGCCACCATAATAAATAATACCATAAATTCCAGTGCTATGTCTGGTATAAACTCAACTGGAGATAACACCAATATCATTGGCAATCTCATATCAGATAGTGGTGAGGATGGAATTATTAGCAGCGGTTTATTAGTCCATATTGAAAACAATAACATCTCATCCAGTAACAATCAGGGAATAAACAGTATTGGAGATGAAGCAACTATAATACTCAATAATATATTCTCAAGTGGAGCTAACGGAGTACTATCCACTGGAGAAAATGCCAGCATTGGGAACAACATCATTAACGCCAGTAACTTATCGGGAATAGACTCCACGGGAGATAAAATTAATATTAGCAATAACAAGATTATATCCAGTGGCCAGGACGGTGTGACCTCCTCTGGATATCAAGCTAGTATTGAAAACAACAACATCTCATCTAATGAGAATAATGGAGTTAGCAGTACTGGAGATAACGCCACTATTAAAAACAATAATATATATTACAATACAAAAAACGGGGTCACATCCACTGGTGAAAACGCATCAATTGACAGTAACAATATTTACTCCAATGGCGTCCATGGTGTAAACTCCACTGGAGATAAGGCCAATATTAACAATAACCTGGTTTATTTCAATACCAAAAATGGTGTGGACTCCACAGGCAATGATGCCCTTATTGAAAAAAATAATGTGACCTGGAACGATGGTCATGGTATCAGTACCACCGGAGAAAATGCTACAATTTACAACAACTCAGCTAAATACAACCAGAAATCAGGTATCTACAGTGAAGGTTATAAAGCCAATATCACCTTAAATGATGCTAATTATAATAAAGAAAATGGTATTCACTCCAAAGGTAATAATGCCACCATAAATCAGGGTTATGCCCATTACAATTCATTGAATGGGATTTACGTTTCTGGTAGTAACACCACTGTAAGCAGTTCTTACACCTATTACAACACTCTCTCTGGAGTTAACTCCACAGGCTTTAAAAATGTTATTAGTGGTGTCACATCTTATTATAATTATAAGAACGGTATAAGCATATTCGGTAATAACAACAGCTTATCGTCCTGTACAATGAGTTATAATAGTTTAAATGGGTTGTACTCTTCCGGGAGCAATACTTCCATAACATTTTCTGAGGCAAAATCCAATGGAAACAATGGGTTTTACGTTGCAGGCAACAATGCTTATTTTTTCTATATCTACAATGCCACAGGAAATAGTCAAAACGGTATCTTATCCACAGGGAATAACCTGCAGTTATACTATTTAATGGAGGCAAATTCCAATAAACTGAATGGTATTTACACCAAAGGAGCATCAGCGTATTTATGGTACGTCAGTGCCCAGAACAATAGCCAAAACGGTATCTTATCCACAGGAAGTAACTTCTATTTGAACTCTGCTGTGGGTATTGATAAAAATAAAAACCATGGTATTTATTCCACCGGAGCCAACGCCCAAATAAACTCAGTAACAGCAACTTCCAACTCACAAAACGGAGTATACAGTACCGGAGCCAACGCCCAAATATACACAGTAATAGCAACTTCCAACTCACAAAACGGAGTATACACTACGGGATATAATGCTACTCTAGCTAATATCACCAGTAAATCCAATAAGAAAAATGGGGTGCAGTCCACAGGTAAGTACTTAAAAATTTACAATTCCGTACTATCTTCGAACCTGCAGCAAGGTCTTTTATCCACGGGACACAGTGCCTTTATAAGGAATGTGACTGCTTCAAGTAATTATAAAAATGGGATCCAGACCTCAGGTTATAATACAACTGTATACCTTTCTCAAGTATCAAAAAATAAATTAAATGGAATTTATTTAACTGGATCTAAGGCCCAGATAGTTAGCAGTAGATCCTTTTCCAATGCCTTTTATGGAATAGTTGCCCATGGATCACAGCCCGTGATGCAGTCCAACAGAGTATACAGTAATAAGTATGGGTTGTACTCTAAAGGGTACGGTGCCATCTTTTACAATAACACAGTATATTCCAACAAAATCCATGGTATATATTCTGCCAGTAAAAACGCCAGGATACTTAAAAATATTGCTTATTCCAACAAGGGACATGGAGTATATTCTATTGGATCCTTAACCCAGATTTATCAGAATAAATTTAATTCAAACTGGGGAAGCGGCATATATTCCAAAGGGGCTTCTGCTCTTCTTGCTGCTAATACAGCTTCTTCCAATAGGAAAAACGGTGTCTATTCCTCTGGATCTAAGGCCCAGATTGGAAAAAATACAGTTAAAAAGAATAGATGGTTTGGTATTTATTCTATAGGTAAAAAATCCAAATGGGGCACCAACAATGCCAAAGGCAATAAAAAAGGAAACATTAAAAGAAGATAACTAAATGGGTTATCTACTTTTTATTTATTTTTAAATCAATACATTTTATCAGATAATTCAAGATTTCATCAAATTAGCATTTATATCTTCTTAAACGAAATTATTCTGGAGGATAATCATCAGGATGAGTCATATGAGGCCTCATGACTTTCCAGTAATAATCTCTGGTGTTTAATTTGGTTTGTTCATAGAGTACCTATTTGCAATTTTCAGTTTCTATGATATATTCAATTTGGTTTTAGAAGCCTTGTAAATAGTAGTGGTTGTTTTTGTCATAAACTTCCATTTTTTATGAATTTTAAGATGCTGTCGGACAATAGGCCTCTTATTTTTACTTTTCCAGTGAGTAAAATAATTAATTATTTCCCCAAATTTGGATAAACTACTTTTACACCTTCATCTTCTAAAATCTTAAATTCTTCTTTTCCCATGGTGTGTACAGGATATATTTTATCTGGCTGGATTTCCTGTATCATGTCCAGAATCTCCACCCCATTGGCATGTCCTGATGCATGGTATCCGTCATGGATAGTTATTCCAAAGTGTTCTAACCAGTTTCTCTCCCGTGCAGCGTCAATCTCCATTTCTTCATTGAAAGGTTCTGTTTTGGATTTAATATAAATCGCATTTTCTGGTTTTATATCAATTAATTCTTTAAATTCAAAGAAATCGCACTGGAATAGGTAGTCGCCTGGGTTTTCCTGCAAATCTTTATAGTTTACACAGTTATCCCATGAGATATAGTCTTTTTCCCATCCTTTATAATCAGATAGAACATATTCCCCATCTAATTTATCACTTCTAATCCAATCATCTTCAAAACAGGCATATGATTCTCCACCATATAATCCCCAGCTTCTTCGAGGTACATACACTGCCACATCATCAAGTTGAGGATACCCCATCCCATAGAACTCATTTAATAGAAATGCTTGTTTAGTATTTACAACCAATGTCCGATCTGAGTCTTTTGCTACTTCATAAAATGTATTAAATCTATCGAGATCCCGAATTGGATAATTAACTATGATAAGGTCCCCATGAGAGAGTGCCAAATTTGCAGCTTTCTTTTGAATATCAGATTCTAAAACATTTTTGTCCCGGTCAATCCGTGTACCCTCACTAATCAAAACAGTTGGTGAAAACTTCCGAGCTTCTTTAATAAATTTTTTCGTTTCATCTTCTCTTTTCCCATGAAAACGGAAATCCCCCGTATATACCATAGATTCTTCACTGCTTTCCGTTAAAAATGCACAGGAGCCTGGAAGAGAATGGTCTACTGGGGCTGATGTGATTTTAAAGTCCCCTATTTCAAATGATTTATATGGTTTTATGAGTTCAATCTCTCTGGCTTTTTTAACATCACGTGCACTGGCCCTTTTATGGGTTGTAGAGTTTTTACTCATTCTTTTTTTCTCTAAAAGTAAAAAATCAGGCGAATAAGTAGTGTAATTATTAAATCCAGCCGCGCCAGTCATCTCCAGTGCCTTAATTATCAGATAACTTTCTTTACTCATATAAAATGGAATGTCTTCTCGTATATGGTGCAGGTACCCCATATGGTCCAGGTGGGCGTGTGATATCAATATCCCCTGAGCTGCAGGATTTTCGT carries:
- a CDS encoding DUF4064 domain-containing protein, whose product is MTNEINETSRTIELVLGIVGGIFGLLGGIFAVLFGAIGSSEIMMLGMSAILASIVGTLATIYVTRNAKIGGIILIVSAVWLLISISLFGVLGSFLLGLSGILALIRK
- a CDS encoding MBL fold metallo-hydrolase — translated: MAQIDFYGGVDEIGGNKIQVSSNDSSIFFDFGKSFKQENLYFSEFLKPRKLNGILDLVEFDLLPQVKGLYREDYLKHSGLNHHENPAAQGILISHAHLDHMGYLHHIREDIPFYMSKESYLIIKALEMTGAAGFNNYTTYSPDFLLLEKKRMSKNSTTHKRASARDVKKAREIELIKPYKSFEIGDFKITSAPVDHSLPGSCAFLTESSEESMVYTGDFRFHGKREDETKKFIKEARKFSPTVLISEGTRIDRDKNVLESDIQKKAANLALSHGDLIIVNYPIRDLDRFNTFYEVAKDSDRTLVVNTKQAFLLNEFYGMGYPQLDDVAVYVPRRSWGLYGGESYACFEDDWIRSDKLDGEYVLSDYKGWEKDYISWDNCVNYKDLQENPGDYLFQCDFFEFKELIDIKPENAIYIKSKTEPFNEEMEIDAARERNWLEHFGITIHDGYHASGHANGVEILDMIQEIQPDKIYPVHTMGKEEFKILEDEGVKVVYPNLGK
- a CDS encoding beta strand repeat-containing protein, yielding MVLLSMASTASAANYNVTNTTYQNVFTENGIADTFELNNISYIFQEGDTFTFLEGLYENVVLILDKTVNIITEGSVYLTNDGLEDVIQVLNTATGTNITGFNINGSLKISADNITVENNTINGSSRDGIFTSGDNTQILNNIIKGSELSGIKTGGNNTVIANNIISSNLLSGISITGENANVTSNNILSNEHDGVTSTGDNVSIEGNNISNSANYCINSTGDNASIVNNFLFANYNKSISSSGEDTTVENNTVRNNYYLDNTTYGNVFTDNGINTEFTLNGIIYTFQEGDTFTFLEGLYEDVKLILDKSVTILSQGSVNLTNNGAEDIINVLNTATSTNISGFNINGSLNISADNVTVNNNSINGSSRDGILITGANATIINNTINSSAMSGINSTGDNTNIIGNLISDSGEDGIISSGLLVHIENNNISSSNNQGINSIGDEATIILNNIFSSGANGVLSTGENASIGNNIINASNLSGIDSTGDKINISNNKIISSGQDGVTSSGYQASIENNNISSNENNGVSSTGDNATIKNNNIYYNTKNGVTSTGENASIDSNNIYSNGVHGVNSTGDKANINNNLVYFNTKNGVDSTGNDALIEKNNVTWNDGHGISTTGENATIYNNSAKYNQKSGIYSEGYKANITLNDANYNKENGIHSKGNNATINQGYAHYNSLNGIYVSGSNTTVSSSYTYYNTLSGVNSTGFKNVISGVTSYYNYKNGISIFGNNNSLSSCTMSYNSLNGLYSSGSNTSITFSEAKSNGNNGFYVAGNNAYFFYIYNATGNSQNGILSTGNNLQLYYLMEANSNKLNGIYTKGASAYLWYVSAQNNSQNGILSTGSNFYLNSAVGIDKNKNHGIYSTGANAQINSVTATSNSQNGVYSTGANAQIYTVIATSNSQNGVYTTGYNATLANITSKSNKKNGVQSTGKYLKIYNSVLSSNLQQGLLSTGHSAFIRNVTASSNYKNGIQTSGYNTTVYLSQVSKNKLNGIYLTGSKAQIVSSRSFSNAFYGIVAHGSQPVMQSNRVYSNKYGLYSKGYGAIFYNNTVYSNKIHGIYSASKNARILKNIAYSNKGHGVYSIGSLTQIYQNKFNSNWGSGIYSKGASALLAANTASSNRKNGVYSSGSKAQIGKNTVKKNRWFGIYSIGKKSKWGTNNAKGNKKGNIKRR
- a CDS encoding endonuclease/exonuclease/phosphatase family protein; translated protein: MKLLSWNVNGIRARYNNNHIQQVFDQSPDIICLQEVKANPEQIPSQLLELDDYHFYLNHNKSNSYTGVGIFTKEEPINIERGFENLEEGRVLKQNLMNSHCTIFIFQMVQDQQKN